In the genome of Erpetoichthys calabaricus chromosome 18, fErpCal1.3, whole genome shotgun sequence, the window AAAGATATACGGTAGTACTTGTGATGCTTCATCAGCAACTACAACTCAGGCTACTATACTGTAAGTAAATGTCAATTTGTAATTTCTTCCTTGTATCCAATGCTCCTGGAATTGGTTTTGGCTCCCCAAGGCTGTATATTGAATTCAGCAGGTTAGGAAATGGAGGAATGGATGGTTAAACATTTACCAAGCGGTTCCTGCTAATGGACTGAAAAGAAGGACCAAAACAGGATCAAAAAGAAGCTAAAGCCTATATTCACCACATTAGATGCAGGTCACAATTAGCACACATCCACAAAGGACCAATTAGGAGCTCAGAGGAAGTGACAGAGACAAGTAGAGCAAATATCTATCCACCCCATAATCTAGCTAAGAGGAAAACAATCACTCAGTTACACAAACCTGCATTTCTGTTTTCTTGTAGTGTTCAAATCATTTACTGGTACTTAAATAGTCATACTGTTAATGGCGCTATGTACATAGAATAAGCAACATGAAAGTCTACATCTTAAACAGCAATCTAGATAATATGCAAAtagtgtcagttttgtttttgaatgttacAATGACTAACCAAAATATTCGGACAGCATAAATGAAACCTGGGAGGTTAACTGTGCATTCATTATACATCTCAAACATGCAAATAAGAGATTTTGAGTAGAAAGTGTATTTTTGAATGACCTCCCTGGTCTCTATCTGAAAGGTTTCCTTGGATCAGCAAGGAGGAGAGCAAAATAAGCATCTCTCGGTATTAAACCTCTCAAATGTTCCAAACTCAAAGGTTGTTGAATAGCTTGTGAAGGGTGATGTGGTGGCATTCTGACCTCAAGATTTACCTGGAATTTATCAGTCTTTAGTTGGAGATTTTAAATGATTACTTCTTTGTAAAATGTCAAGATTGTATTTTgcttaatttacttattttccgtaaaatgtgtaataatacattatttatttcatCTTAATCAGAAGCCATTTAACAATGGCAGTACAAACAAGGTAGTTGTGTGAATAACTTTATATCATTTGAGCCTGACCCTATTCATTATTcagtcattaataaaaaaaacaaactaaagaaaatattatttaaaaaatggaggctttttgctgtttttgccaGGAAAGTAAAATTGACACTAATAAGAATTTCTGGCATGGCAAAATAAGAATAGAGACAAGCTAGAAGctgtaattaaattatattttccatTTACCTCAAAAATTAGGTCTTAATTAAGTAATTGGCTAGAAAGAATTCCTGCTGCGGCTGTGGTGCCACAGGACTGATGGTTCCCACTCCTAGTTTATACAGCTTCACTAAACCAAGCAGAACAAAGAAAGTCAAATATTCATCATTTGCCTGGTGGCTGttatcagggccggatttatatgaaaagaggccctaagctattccacttatgaggccctttcaccttccatttttaagtttgtaaattacatgagagataataaaattttgctaacaatttgaatgtaggcccctcttgatcttacggccctaggctgaagcctagttagtctataggaaaatccggccctggctgtTATACTGCctattgtgaaaggtgctatgtaaaataTTGATCTATTGACTGAAATAATAGATTGTACATGTTAATAAATTAATAGAAAACctatttcaaagtaaaacaggttTACTGAATattacattaatatatttttatactcatttaacagaacaaaaattgtattgttttataaccCACCCCCCACCAGTAAATAACAAATACAGAGAGAAGTTATGGATcatcaaaaatgtgtattttttaaattatttccattttttcctaaTTATTCTCAACAATATTTCCCTGTCCACTTCTTGTTTGTTCTTTCAGCATGGAGCAAATATTGACTTGCCGGATATCTGGGGAGTGACCCCCATGTACTTAGCTGCCTGTAGTGGACAAACAGAATGTATCCAACTGCTGGTACAGGCTGGAGCTAAAATCACCTACAGAAATAAGGTACTGTAATTACAAACCcgattcagatagatagatagatagatagatagatagatagatagatagatagatagatagatagatagatagatagatagatagatagatagatagatagatagatagatagatagatagatagatagatactttattaatcccaaggggaaattcaactATGGTAGGTTATGGAAGTGATGGAATAATCATTTTTTTGTTGAAGTTGCTAGAACTCAGAATGTGCTAGAACATGCTTGAACATAGATCTTCTGCTGCCAGATCTGCACATCACTGTGGTATCTGCCTACTAAAGAAAAGCTTCAATTTGGAATACTTTTTATGCAGCCTTTTACTGGTAATATTTGGTTTAAAAGAAGAATTCAGCAGTGCACCAATAATATATTAACACTCTTTTATCCATCTGTTTTTAAGTGCTCATCCAATTTAGGATGAAATAGGACAAGAGCTTCTTAAAGCAGAGTCATGTTATTAAAGAGGTGCCAGTCTTTGAGTTTAGTTTAATGTagtgtttttcattattaaaataattatcctCAAGTGCCTGTCAAGAGCAGTACAGCTACACTTACAGAAacacttttttgtatttatacagTCTTTAAGTGCACAAAGGTTAAGAAACCTGCACAGTATGCACCTGCCAACAGGTTCTGACTCATATTAAATGTGATATCTTGAGATGTTAAGTCTCTATTCTTATTCATCAAGCATAGACATCACAATTAAAAGGCACAAAGTTCACCATAATCCACAAGTGTTTACATCTTGATCAAAAGACTGACCAACTGCTAGGTGAGTGAGTTATTTGATTGTTTGAGTAGATGAATATGTATATCAGGGAATGGTGCTGTccagaaaaaaatgttcaaattaaacTAAACAATAGAGCCAACATTAGAAAGTTCAGAATCAGCGTAACTATTTCTGGTGCAAGAAAACACTAAAAACTTTGTGGTATTTGTTAAAGAGTTCAATCATTCTTTTTCAGTTACCAGTTAACCCCATTCAGGCTTGACAGACACTAATGAGGCTGCAAGACTCAACCTATCATCTAAATAAACAATTTCTTTCTTGATTAagacagttttaattttttacaatgaACAGTGTAGCAAATTTTAGGATTGAAGGAACTGCTAAATGGAACCATTCCTGTGCTGATGAACTACAAGTTACCCACCTCAGGTCTGAGTCTATCTAATTGTTACCTGAATTGATTGTGTCTTTAAATGCAGAACTTTTCTGTACCTAGTGGACTAATTAAAACATAGGGCCAAGTTCATCAAAGCAATTTTCTTTCCAATTACAGAAAACTGGAGAAGCTCCAAAACAGTTGGCTTCCAAAACAGCTTTGATTTCTTGGATTGAGAGCTACCACAAGGAGCCAAGATCACTGAAACACATCTGTCGAATGAAAATCCGTGGAGCACTTGGCCATCGTAGAATCCGCGCCCTCCACTCATTTGACATTCCTCGTAGCTTGAAGGATTATCTGATGTTTGAAGACCTCCAGTTACAGGACTGTTCACCCGCAAACGTGGTCATTGAAAGGACGACCAACAGGGAGTGCTGAATAATGAGGAAGAACTGACTTCAGTCATCTTGTCATTGCAGATGTGTCCAAGCAGCCCTATACATAAATTTTATCGCAGAAGAACTTTTGTAAAACAAACTGTCTAAAATGTGATGAGAGCATTCCCGAGAGTTGACAGTAACAACAGCTTGATAGCTTTAGATGTACTGAGCAACTTTGCAAGGAAATCCAAATTTCCACAAATTTAAAGATCATTACTGTAGTCCTAGCTAGACAATTATAGTTAATTCAAGTTGGTAAAAGCATGGGCAGCATTGCAGCTCGCTgacacttcttttttttgtagGGTTATTTTTTGCTTCTAAAGGCACAATTTTGCACCTTTGATACCGTACTTGAAGTCTACATTTAGGGATATGGACCTGAAAAGGGTAACAAAAGCAAGACCCTTCgtgagttatttatttttttgtattagtgcAATTTTAATAGGAAAAGCTACACTTGCAAAAAAAACATAGCAAAGGCCTTGTTATACAACTATAAATGTTTCACAGTttcaattgaattgaactgaatgctGTACAATGTAAGCTTTTTCTatggaattttttaaaaataaatacaacaactATTTTCTGGTGTGGAATGAGTATGTTTACTtgggaaggtgtgtgtgtgtgtgtgtgtgtattggttATTTTCAACCATTTTACGTAGTTTGCTACCCGGATCAAGACAAGAGTGCTTCTTTTGTAAGCATACTGTGAATGGAAATCTCAACAGTGTCAATAATTAATCCTTATATTGGCTGTCAAACAGCCATTTGCATTTAGCAACAtgtatttcatttaattattcatttatgatAAAGCACAGGAATACAGACTATCGATCCATTCTCAGGGTTGGCTTTTGCCTTCCTTGAACATGAAATTAGATTGAGTGAGTTCAGGAACTGGATAATTGAGTCCATGGATGTACTATATAGTCACTATGTGTGTATAAAGAAAGATGTGACGTTAGTGAGAAATATACATGTTTTCATCAATGCACTTATATGCACTCTatttaaacatgtacagtaatccctcacttatcgtgggagataggttccaaggccgaccgcgataactgaatttccgcgaagtagggacaccatatttatttaattatttaacgtgtatttggacatttttaaaccctccctatattgtttacaacccaccctttactctattaataacagggacaactgctaagcaatatgaaatcgatagataagtttacatttactgtatagcgaagtacacgtagctatatatgacgtgatgatggtgatgaacatgctgcgcagtaaaaatgatgacgatgaaggtgataatcccttgaatgcagtagcaagagcacgttaatgctgaatgagtgagatgagacttcctggttaatgcagcactccgtcgctgagccaatcagcagcacacaggaacttaactgcgtgctctgattgggtagcttctcagccatccgccaatagcatctcttgtatgaaatcaactgggcaaaccaactgaggaagcaaataccagaataaaaagacccattgtccacagaaacccgcgaagcatcgaaaaatccgtgttatatatttagatatgtttacatataaaatccgcaaagtcgtgaatccgcgaaaagtgaaccgcgaagtagtgagggataactatatatatatatacagtatgcttattTATTGACTGCAATGGACTAGTTCTTTGTCCAGGCCTGGTTCCTGCCTTTAGCTTGATGTTGCCAGTATAAGCCTCAGTCCCCTGCGACTGTAACCTGGTTTAATCAGGTTTAGGATTGTTATGCTTTTTGGTTGTTTATAAATGTGCATATATGTGaattatatgtatgtacagtgctattgctatatttacatttatgtttatatgCTTAAT includes:
- the LOC114668942 gene encoding ankyrin repeat and SOCS box protein 7-like yields the protein MVDDKMGFYISSLSRADIRRIKPHSDTQQARRYQAAPNYNYKWTDVHYEASRGNVDRLRHLLLTSGRDNIDRKDYYGKTPLYWAAYKGQRSSMELLLYYGADVNSQCKHGGTPLHAAIGLFPECALLLIQHGANIDLPDIWGVTPMYLAACSGQTECIQLLVQAGAKITYRNKKTGEAPKQLASKTALISWIESYHKEPRSLKHICRMKIRGALGHRRIRALHSFDIPRSLKDYLMFEDLQLQDCSPANVVIERTTNREC